A DNA window from Pseudomonas tohonis contains the following coding sequences:
- a CDS encoding ABC transporter ATP-binding protein: protein MPSLNISDLAWAPDVRSHWRLQGIDLQVREGEFVGLIGPNGSGKTSLLRCAYRAERPVTGWVALDGEDLWQRSPRWSAQRIAVVLQEFPQDFGLAVAEVVAMGRSPHKGLFDGDDAEDAAMVAQALASVGMADFHAHPFARLSGGEKQRVLLARALVQRPGLLLLDEPTNHLDPRYQLELLHQLRRLRLSTLASFHDLNLAAAFCDRLYVLDQGCVVASGTPTDVLTTDLLQQVFGVHALVDRHPLADHPRITWISP, encoded by the coding sequence ATGCCCTCACTGAACATCAGCGACCTCGCCTGGGCACCCGATGTCCGCTCGCACTGGCGCCTGCAGGGCATCGACCTGCAGGTGCGCGAGGGCGAGTTCGTCGGCCTCATCGGCCCCAACGGCAGCGGCAAGACCAGCCTGCTGCGCTGCGCCTACCGTGCCGAGCGCCCGGTCACCGGCTGGGTGGCGCTGGACGGCGAGGACCTCTGGCAGCGCAGCCCGCGCTGGAGCGCACAACGCATCGCCGTGGTGCTGCAGGAATTCCCCCAGGACTTCGGCCTCGCCGTGGCCGAGGTGGTCGCCATGGGCCGTTCGCCGCACAAGGGCCTGTTCGATGGCGATGACGCCGAGGATGCCGCGATGGTCGCCCAGGCGCTGGCCAGCGTGGGCATGGCCGACTTTCACGCGCACCCCTTCGCCCGCCTCTCCGGCGGCGAGAAGCAGCGCGTGCTGCTGGCCCGCGCCCTGGTCCAGCGACCCGGCCTGCTGCTGCTCGACGAACCCACCAACCACCTCGACCCGCGCTACCAGCTGGAGCTGCTGCACCAGCTGCGGCGCCTGCGCCTGAGCACCCTGGCCAGCTTCCACGACCTCAACCTGGCGGCGGCCTTCTGCGACCGCCTCTACGTCCTCGACCAAGGCTGCGTGGTGGCCAGCGGCACCCCCACCGACGTGCTCACCACCGACCTGCTGCAGCAGGTGTTCGGCGTGCATGCGCTGGTGGACCGCCACCCCCTCGCCGACCACCCGCGCATCACCTGGATCAGCCCATGA
- a CDS encoding ABC transporter substrate-binding protein, which translates to MKPSSIALLTLLLAPLAQATDYPLRVTSCDRQVVFERAPQRAVSQDINLTGMMVALGLQSRMVGYSGISGWKTPDARLMAALGDLPELARKYPSIETLLDVDADFFFAGWNYGMRVGGEVTPATLAPLGIPVYELSESCAHVMPREAASLEDLYRDLGNLGRIFDVEARASALVTGLRTRQAEVAKRLAGGGAAPRVFLYDSGEDRPFTSGRLGMPQAIIDAAGGRNLMDDLAASWTQVNWETVVERDPQVILIVDYGERSWQQKRDFLLAHPALQSVEAIREQRFVVLPYLAVTPSVENIKAIETLAAGLHPERFTGTAP; encoded by the coding sequence ATGAAGCCTTCATCGATCGCCCTGCTTACTCTCCTCCTGGCGCCCCTCGCCCAGGCCACCGACTACCCGCTGCGCGTCACCAGCTGCGACCGCCAGGTGGTGTTCGAGCGCGCGCCGCAGCGGGCGGTGAGCCAGGACATCAACCTTACCGGCATGATGGTCGCCCTCGGCCTGCAATCGCGCATGGTCGGCTACAGCGGCATCAGCGGCTGGAAGACCCCGGATGCCCGGCTGATGGCCGCCCTGGGCGACCTGCCGGAGCTGGCGCGCAAATACCCCTCCATCGAAACGCTGCTCGACGTCGACGCCGACTTCTTCTTCGCTGGCTGGAACTACGGCATGCGCGTGGGTGGCGAGGTCACCCCGGCCACCCTCGCGCCCCTGGGCATCCCGGTGTACGAGCTGAGCGAGTCCTGCGCCCACGTGATGCCCCGCGAGGCGGCGAGCCTGGAAGACCTTTACCGCGACCTCGGCAACCTCGGCCGCATCTTCGACGTCGAAGCCCGCGCCAGCGCCCTGGTCACCGGCCTGCGCACGCGCCAGGCCGAGGTGGCCAAGCGCCTGGCGGGCGGCGGCGCGGCACCCCGGGTGTTCCTCTACGACAGCGGCGAGGACCGCCCCTTCACCTCGGGCCGCCTGGGCATGCCGCAAGCGATCATCGACGCCGCCGGCGGGCGCAACCTGATGGACGACCTGGCCGCCAGCTGGACCCAGGTCAACTGGGAAACCGTGGTCGAGCGCGACCCACAGGTGATCCTCATCGTCGACTACGGCGAGCGCAGCTGGCAGCAGAAGCGCGACTTCCTCCTCGCCCACCCGGCCCTGCAATCGGTCGAGGCGATCCGCGAGCAGCGCTTCGTGGTCCTGCCCTACCTCGCCGTCACCCCTTCGGTGGAGAACATCAAGGCCATCGAGACCCTGGCCGCCGGCCTGCACCCCGAACGCTTCACCGGGACGGCGCCATGA
- a CDS encoding FecCD family ABC transporter permease translates to MSPLRTPGAYRLLLLGLGAALLVSCIAALGFGPAAVPQAHVWGILAERLGLGGVGEWSRGQEHIVWLIRAPRVLLGALVGAGLALVGGALQAATRNPLADPHLLGVSSGAALGAVLVLLYLGEFIGVLSLPLAAFVGALGSMLLVLAIASRHGRLESDRLLLAGVAVSFVCMALVNLLLFLGDHHAASSVVFWMLGGLGAARWELLWPPALCLVLGLVALLAQARGLNALMAGEQTAISLGFSARRVRLQVFLCASLLTGVLVALSGAIGFVGLMLPHLARRLVGAEHRRLLPVAALLGALFLVWVDVAARTLVAPEDLPIGIATAAIGGLFFVGLLRRR, encoded by the coding sequence ATGAGCCCGCTGCGCACGCCCGGCGCCTACCGCCTGCTGCTGCTCGGCCTGGGCGCGGCGCTGCTGGTCTCCTGCATCGCCGCCCTGGGCTTCGGTCCGGCCGCAGTGCCCCAGGCGCACGTCTGGGGCATCCTCGCCGAGCGCCTGGGCCTGGGCGGCGTGGGCGAGTGGAGCCGTGGCCAGGAACACATCGTCTGGCTGATCCGCGCGCCCCGGGTGCTGCTCGGTGCGCTGGTGGGTGCCGGCCTGGCCTTGGTGGGTGGCGCCCTGCAGGCGGCCACGCGCAACCCGCTGGCCGACCCGCACCTGCTCGGGGTCAGCTCCGGCGCGGCACTGGGCGCGGTGCTGGTGCTGCTCTACCTGGGCGAATTCATCGGTGTGCTCAGCCTGCCCCTGGCCGCCTTCGTCGGCGCCCTGGGCAGCATGCTGCTGGTGCTGGCCATCGCCAGCCGCCACGGCCGCCTGGAAAGCGATCGCCTGCTGCTGGCGGGGGTCGCCGTGTCCTTCGTGTGCATGGCGCTGGTCAACCTGCTGCTGTTCCTCGGCGACCACCACGCCGCCAGCTCGGTGGTGTTCTGGATGCTCGGCGGGCTCGGTGCCGCACGCTGGGAGCTGCTCTGGCCGCCGGCGCTGTGCCTGGTGCTGGGCCTGGTCGCCCTGCTCGCCCAGGCCCGGGGGCTGAACGCGCTGATGGCCGGCGAGCAGACCGCCATCAGCCTGGGCTTCAGCGCCCGGCGGGTACGCCTGCAGGTGTTCCTCTGCGCCTCGCTGCTCACCGGCGTGCTGGTGGCCCTGAGCGGCGCCATCGGCTTCGTCGGCCTGATGCTGCCGCACCTGGCGCGCCGCCTGGTGGGCGCCGAACACCGCCGCCTGCTGCCGGTGGCCGCCCTGCTCGGCGCGCTGTTCCTGGTCTGGGTCGACGTCGCCGCCCGCACCCTGGTCGCCCCCGAGGACCTGCCCATCGGCATCGCCACCGCTGCCATCGGCGGGCTGTTCTTCGTCGGCCTGCTGCGGCGGCGTTGA